Below is a window of Pirellulales bacterium DNA.
GGGCAGGCGCTAGCGGGCAATATCAGCCGGGCTGGCGAGGAATATTACATCGCGCTACCGAGCGGCGAAATCCGTTTGCGCGCCAACCAGGTCGAGCTCGTTTGTCGTGACTTGCAGGAAGGGTATGAGCGCAAGCGCTCGCGAATGGATCCCGAGCGGCTAGCAGATCATCTAGATCTGGCCATCTGGTGTATCCGTCAACGCTTGTTCGAGGAAGCAAACCAAGAAATCGCCGATGCGCGGACCATCGATGCCAAGCATGCGCGCATTACGCTGGTCGAGCGGCAATTGAAGCTGGCGCAGCAGCAGCCGACACAGAACGAACATCGGACCTTCACCAGCGACAGCGGCCCGTCGACAGAGGATCTGGACCGGCTGTTGCGCGGTATGCCGCACGGCACCGTCGAAACATTCTCCAGCACGATTCAACCACTATTGCTCAATACGTGTGGCAACGCCGGTTGCCACGGACCCCAGTCCGAAAGCAAGCTGCGTCTGTTGCGCACGCAATTGGGCAAGAGCTCGAATCGGCGCTTCACACAGCGCAACCTGTACGCAGTGATCGAAATGATCAATCGGTCGGATCCACCGGCGAGCCAATTGTTGACCGCGCCCGTGGCACCGCATGGCACCGCCAAGGCTGCGATTTTCACCAATAAAGAAGTCGTGCAGTATCGGCAACTCGTGCAGTGGGTGATGCGGGTCGCCAGCGGACCGGTGAATGAACAGCCAGCAAGCGTCGAGCGGTCGGCCGAGCCATTACTACAGCGGCTCCCGGCGGCAACAAAGAGCACAGGCGAAATCACACCGGCCAATCTTCTCTTGGTGGGGCGAAGCGAGGCCCGTGCCCCGGCGGCGTCTGTCGGCAAAAATGTAGACAAGAAACCCGCCCGCAAGCAACCGGCCGCAAGCGATGACCCTCCTGGAGATCCATTCGATCCCGAGATCTTCAATCGGCAGTTCCTGCCGCCCGAATAGCGCGCGATAGCATCTCGATCCGCGTGCATCCCGCCCTATATCGCCAGCGAGCGATCCGCGCGCAGGACTTGTAAGAACTCGCGGTTGCTGTCGAGTAAACCATCGAGCAATTCCAACTGCTCGACGGTGAACCAGTGGATGCTCTGCACTTCGGCAGGATTGGCAATCGGCTGGGCATCCTCTGCCAAGTCGGCTAGCCACCACGCCAGATCGATACCCCATTGCGTTTTGCTGCGCCATAGTCGGCGCACGGGTGTCACAGCGATCGAAAGTTCCTCGCGCAGCTCGCGCACGAGCGCTTGCTCTTCGGTTTCATTCCTTTCGATGCCGCCGCCGGGAAAGCAATATTTGCCGGGTGCGGAAATGCCTTCGGCTCGGCGAATTACGAGCAACGCTTGATTGCGTAAGATCACGGCCACGGAACCGCGCCGCGCGGGCCGCCGGGGGACATCACTCATTGGCTGTCGCGAGGGCCCTTTCGCGTGCCGCCTGCTCGTCGTTTTCGACATTCAGGATCGTATCCAGGTGCAGCACTTTGAGCACGTCGCGAATCACGGGGGGCATCGAGTGAATGACGAATATGCCACCGGCGCGTCGAAAACGACGGTGGCATTTCAGCAGCCAGCCAACGCCGCGGGAATCCATGTAATCGGCCCCTTGCAGGCCCAATAGTACCCGCGTGGTGTACACGCCTTCGCCAAACTGTTCGGCAAGCGGCTCTTCCTCATGATCGAAGGCACTCTGCGTAATCTGCCCACAGGCCGTGAGGCTGGTCACATCCCCGTCATTTGATATGGTCTCGAAGCGCATGGCCGAACTCTCCCTGCGACAGGCGAAATTGTGACGGTGTAAATGCCCAGTCTGCAACGCGACCAATATCCTTTGCCCTAACGGCTGGTCACGGCAGCCACCACTTGATTTCGCAAGGCGCGTTTTGTCTGCTTCCTTGGCACGACAGACGGTTGATTATGGGCGCCTAAGAGACCCAAGGTCCAGTGTCGGCGCCCCAAAAGCACGTTTTTAAGCACCTCCAGAAGTGGGAGCCAATTGCTGAATGGCCGACGCGGTCGCGCCCTTCGTAGTAATGAAAGCACGCCGGCCTTTCTCCTGGGTGCGGGAGAGAAGATAGCACCGAGTTCGCGATGGCGGGGACGGTAAGAGGAAAATGGCAGGGCGAGACGGCTTGGGAAGTGTCTAACGCCCCCCCGCAACTACCAATTGTGCCGACCTTCAGAGTCGCCCCCCCCGGATCGAAATCCGTCGATTTATGCGGTACAATTCCGCAGGCTTGCTGGAAACCGGCTGGCCAATGCTTATAGCCGGCGCGATAGCTGCGGCCAAGGCGTGGCGAAACAGCTAGAATAACCCGAAAGGGAAGTACCGGGTCGCCCGCATCCTCAGCGATTCGATGCCAGCCGGCCGTCTGCCATGTGTGCTGGGCAAGGAGGCCGTTTTGGCGACGGCACGCAGAATCCGGCGCGTCGAGGCTTGGTCCGATCGCGCTTGCACAGCGTAAGAACCAGAAGAGAGGCATTTGCAGTATGGATCAGCAGCCCCGTCCCGGTGGCCCGCCCGCCCCCCAAAATCCCGTGCCTGCGCGGCCCCGGCCCACGACCTTTTGGCTGGTGCTGCCGTTGATTGTGGGCAGCGTTTTCGCGGTGTTCTATCTCACCAGCGATCAGACGAAGCGTTCGAGAATTCCCTACGGATTCTTTCTCGAGCAGCTCAAGGCGGACAACGTCTCACAGGTGCGCATCAACAACGCCAAGATTCGCGGCAGCTTTAAAAAGATCCCCGAACCTCCCGCCGAAGAAGAAGGCCAACCCAAAACGGCGCGTTCCTTGCAACAAGACTTTTATGCCGACGTGAGCCCGCTGGCGGGGCAAGACCTCGATCGGCTGTTGTCGGAAAAACTGCACGATCGTTACGACGCCGACGAAGTCACTGATGGCACGATGACCGTGATGCTCTTTTACCTGGGCATGACGGTGCTCTTGCTGGTCGTAATGTGGGTCATGTATCGCCGCGCCCGCGATCAGTTCATGGGAGGCGGGATTCTCGCCGGCTTCAGTAAGAGCCCGGCCAAGCGTTACGACACGGGCAAAAAGCGAACGACGTTCGCCGATGTGGCTGGTCTGGAGGGTGTCAAGCAAGACCTCAGTGAAGTTGTCGAGTTCTTGAAGAGCCCGCAAAAGTTCCAGCGTCTGGGAGGCCGGATTCCCAAGGGGACGCTGTTGATGGGGCCTCCAGGCACAGGCAAGACGTTGCTCGCCAAGGCCGTCGCCGGTGAAGCAAACGTGCCGTTTTTCTCGATCAACGGCTCTGAATTCATTCAGATGTTTGTCGGCGTCGGCGCCGGGCGGGTTCGCGACATGTTCAAAACCGCCAAAGAGGCCGCGCCGTGCATTTTGTTTATCGACGAGATCGACGCCGTCGGGCGCGTCCGCGGCGCCGGATTGGGCGGCGGTCATGACGAGCGCGAACAAACGTTGAATCAGATCCTCAGCGAGATGGACGGTTTCAGCCCGAATGAGGCCGTGATCGTGTTGGCGGCCACCAATCGGCCGGACGTGCTCGATCCGGCGCTATTGCGTCCGGGGCGATTCGATCGGCACGTTACCGTCGATCGGCCGAATCTCAAGGCGCGGATGGCGATCTTCAAGGTACATTGCCGCGACGTACCGCTGGACGATAACGTCGATATCGAACGTCTTGCCGGCGGAACGGTGGGGCTGACCGGCGCTGATATCCGCAACCTGGTTAACGAGGCCGCCTTGTGGGCCACGCGCCAGGGCAAGGACAAAGTCAGCATGGACGATTTCGAGGTCGCCCGCGACAAGATTCTGATGGGCCCCAAGCGCGAAGAAGTGCTCACCGGCAAAGAAAAAGAAATGACCGCCTACCACGAGTCGGGGCACGCGCTGTTGGCTTGGATCGTGCCGGGTGGCGATCGATTGCATAAAGTAACGATCATTCCCCGCGGTCGAGCTCTGGGGGTGACGCAACTCTTGCCGGAAGAAGATCGGCTTAATATCGGCGAGACCGAGCTACACGCCCGGCTGGTCTTCATGTTAGGGGGGCGGGCGGCAGAGAAACTGGTTTTCGACGAATACAGCGCCGGCGCCGAGGACGATTTGAAACGTGCCACACAGTTGGCGCGCCGCATGGTGACCCATTGGGGGATGAGCGAGCGACTTGGCCCAGTGGCCTATCGCACCAGCGAAGAGCATCCGTTCCTGGGAAAGGAATTTCACGAGCAGCGCGAGTTCAGCGAGCACACGGCGCAACTCATCGACGAGGAAGTCTCGCACATCCTGCACGCCGCCGCGAACAGGGCACGGCAGCTATTGGAGGAAAATCGCGGTAAGCTCGATATGATGTCGCGCGAGTTGTGTGAGCGAGAGATTCTCGACGAAAAAGAGATCGAAGCGATCATCGGGCCATCGCCTAATCGAGCCAGTGCCAACGGCCACGTCGTGGCGCCGCATAAAAC
It encodes the following:
- the ftsH gene encoding ATP-dependent zinc metalloprotease FtsH, whose translation is MPARPRPTTFWLVLPLIVGSVFAVFYLTSDQTKRSRIPYGFFLEQLKADNVSQVRINNAKIRGSFKKIPEPPAEEEGQPKTARSLQQDFYADVSPLAGQDLDRLLSEKLHDRYDADEVTDGTMTVMLFYLGMTVLLLVVMWVMYRRARDQFMGGGILAGFSKSPAKRYDTGKKRTTFADVAGLEGVKQDLSEVVEFLKSPQKFQRLGGRIPKGTLLMGPPGTGKTLLAKAVAGEANVPFFSINGSEFIQMFVGVGAGRVRDMFKTAKEAAPCILFIDEIDAVGRVRGAGLGGGHDEREQTLNQILSEMDGFSPNEAVIVLAATNRPDVLDPALLRPGRFDRHVTVDRPNLKARMAIFKVHCRDVPLDDNVDIERLAGGTVGLTGADIRNLVNEAALWATRQGKDKVSMDDFEVARDKILMGPKREEVLTGKEKEMTAYHESGHALLAWIVPGGDRLHKVTIIPRGRALGVTQLLPEEDRLNIGETELHARLVFMLGGRAAEKLVFDEYSAGAEDDLKRATQLARRMVTHWGMSERLGPVAYRTSEEHPFLGKEFHEQREFSEHTAQLIDEEVSHILHAAANRARQLLEENRGKLDMMSRELCEREILDEKEIEAIIGPSPNRASANGHVVAPHKTPVEAVQVDSSAHPS
- a CDS encoding NUDIX domain-containing protein, producing the protein MSDVPRRPARRGSVAVILRNQALLVIRRAEGISAPGKYCFPGGGIERNETEEQALVRELREELSIAVTPVRRLWRSKTQWGIDLAWWLADLAEDAQPIANPAEVQSIHWFTVEQLELLDGLLDSNREFLQVLRADRSLAI
- a CDS encoding STAS domain-containing protein, translating into MRFETISNDGDVTSLTACGQITQSAFDHEEEPLAEQFGEGVYTTRVLLGLQGADYMDSRGVGWLLKCHRRFRRAGGIFVIHSMPPVIRDVLKVLHLDTILNVENDEQAARERALATANE